From bacterium, one genomic window encodes:
- the pepF gene encoding oligoendopeptidase F yields MHHLKSDINDIFRAGLALAMEVAAPAKSGGVRQRGEIAEKYKWQLEHIYTSADEWRGDLVKVKDMLPKVATFQNRLASSGQVLFECFDHRDTASILFYKLYIYAHLKLDEDNRNSQYQAMTDEIAALSTVFAEAGSFITPEIMAIDDDRLEQMKSECPQLRLYDHHLDEMRRMKDHILSPEEERILALVGNVSRGPSQIFRMIDDADIKFGDVTDEKGEKVAMTKQRYYDLLESKDRRVRKESMEVFVSAYKGFVNTLGATLSTSVYKDLFYAKTRQYNTCLESALDADNIPEETYRNLVTTVDAHVGVLHRYAALRKKVLGVDELRPYDMYVPLVPDAKIKISYDDAVRRILEGLWPLGKDYLADLKTAFESGWVDVYESEGKGSGAYSWSTYATHPYVLMNYNDTLDNMFTLAHEMGHAMHSHYSKKFQPYIYSGHSIFTAEVASTTNEELLMHYMLDRVETKEQKAYLLSYYIQQIVGTFFTQVMYSQFEYEIHKDVEEGKPLSADVLRQTFRKIYQKFWGPEMILEEYSDISCLRIPHFYRAFYVYQYATSYSAATMIAERLLKGDEQQRVAYLKFLQSGESKYPIETLQEAGVDLTKSDAIEATARLFGRLVDELEALLVK; encoded by the coding sequence ATGCATCATCTGAAGTCGGACATCAATGATATTTTCAGAGCTGGGTTAGCGCTCGCTATGGAAGTTGCCGCACCAGCAAAGTCCGGTGGCGTTCGTCAGCGAGGCGAAATTGCTGAGAAATACAAGTGGCAGCTGGAGCATATCTATACGTCAGCCGATGAGTGGCGCGGCGATCTGGTTAAGGTCAAGGATATGTTGCCCAAAGTCGCCACATTTCAGAATCGGCTCGCTTCGTCTGGTCAGGTTCTGTTTGAGTGCTTCGACCATCGCGATACCGCATCAATCTTGTTCTATAAGCTCTACATTTATGCACATCTGAAACTCGATGAAGACAATCGCAATAGTCAGTATCAAGCAATGACTGACGAGATAGCGGCGCTTTCAACAGTCTTCGCCGAGGCCGGTTCGTTCATTACGCCCGAGATCATGGCAATAGATGACGACAGGTTGGAGCAGATGAAATCTGAGTGCCCTCAACTACGCCTTTATGATCACCATCTCGATGAAATGCGCCGGATGAAGGACCATATACTTTCGCCGGAAGAAGAGCGTATTCTGGCGCTGGTTGGAAATGTCAGCCGCGGGCCGTCGCAAATTTTCCGGATGATTGATGATGCCGACATCAAGTTTGGCGATGTCACCGACGAAAAAGGCGAGAAGGTCGCCATGACAAAACAGCGTTACTACGACCTCCTTGAGTCCAAGGATCGCCGCGTTCGCAAAGAATCGATGGAAGTCTTTGTCAGTGCATACAAGGGCTTCGTCAACACGCTTGGAGCAACACTCTCCACGTCGGTTTACAAGGATCTCTTCTACGCCAAGACGCGCCAGTACAATACTTGCCTCGAATCAGCTCTTGATGCAGACAATATTCCCGAAGAGACTTACCGCAATCTGGTAACAACCGTCGACGCGCATGTCGGTGTATTGCACCGTTATGCGGCGTTGCGCAAGAAAGTACTCGGGGTTGACGAACTCAGACCCTATGACATGTATGTCCCGCTGGTTCCCGATGCAAAGATCAAGATTTCCTACGACGATGCGGTTCGACGAATCCTCGAGGGACTTTGGCCCCTGGGCAAGGACTATCTCGCGGACCTCAAGACCGCCTTCGAATCCGGTTGGGTTGACGTATACGAATCGGAAGGCAAAGGCAGCGGCGCCTATTCTTGGAGCACCTACGCGACGCATCCGTATGTGTTGATGAACTACAACGATACGCTCGACAACATGTTTACTCTCGCACATGAGATGGGACATGCGATGCACTCGCATTATTCGAAGAAGTTCCAGCCGTATATTTATTCCGGCCACTCGATATTTACCGCTGAAGTAGCTTCCACGACCAACGAAGAACTACTGATGCACTACATGCTCGACCGCGTCGAGACAAAAGAGCAGAAGGCGTACTTGTTAAGCTACTACATACAGCAAATTGTCGGGACATTCTTCACGCAAGTGATGTACTCGCAATTTGAGTATGAGATTCACAAGGATGTCGAAGAAGGCAAACCGCTTTCCGCGGATGTACTTCGTCAAACTTTCCGGAAGATATACCAGAAATTCTGGGGACCGGAAATGATTCTCGAAGAGTACTCCGATATAAGTTGTCTGCGCATTCCGCATTTCTACCGTGCATTCTATGTCTACCAATATGCGACAAGTTACTCGGCAGCGACAATGATCGCTGAACGCCTGCTCAAGGGCGACGAACAGCAGCGTGTCGCATATCTGAAATTCTTACAGTCCGGCGAATCCAAGTATCCGATTGAGACCTTGCAGGAGGCCGGTGTCGACTTGACAAAGTCCGACGCCATCGAGGCAACAGCGCGGTTATTCGGACGTTTGGTTGATGAACTGGAAGCTTTGCTGGTCAAGTAG
- the secF gene encoding protein translocase subunit SecF: protein MQLIGQTKIDFIGKRKYAYVLSGILVILGIVSLAIIFLGQADLSIDFSGGTMIRGNFDQPVSVGDVRSALAKDGYQDASIQQVFGSVQNMFLVRVGIATSGSGEETEAHKIISVFEREFPTNRFTLDSVQEVGPTIGKELQRQAGVAMIIALIGILIYIMIRFDFRFSVAAIISTFHDVLAVLGIMFILQREISLLVLSALLTLIGYSLQDKVVVFDRIRENLKMFRKKGDFVDAINLSINQVLSRTLVTQLNAIICILVILFVCGPVVRDFALALAFGLLIGTYSSIFVASTLVAEWELRSPKRFK, encoded by the coding sequence ATGCAGTTAATTGGTCAGACTAAGATAGATTTCATCGGAAAACGCAAGTACGCCTACGTGCTTTCCGGTATTCTGGTGATTCTCGGAATTGTCTCTTTGGCAATCATTTTCTTAGGGCAAGCCGATCTGTCGATCGACTTCTCCGGTGGAACGATGATTCGCGGCAACTTCGACCAACCCGTCTCGGTCGGTGACGTGCGTTCCGCACTCGCAAAGGACGGTTATCAGGACGCCAGCATTCAGCAGGTCTTTGGCTCAGTTCAGAATATGTTCCTGGTGCGCGTCGGCATCGCGACAAGCGGTAGTGGCGAAGAAACTGAAGCACACAAGATCATCTCAGTTTTTGAGCGTGAATTTCCGACAAACCGTTTCACACTCGACTCGGTTCAAGAAGTCGGGCCGACGATTGGCAAAGAGCTTCAGCGCCAAGCCGGTGTTGCAATGATCATAGCCCTGATCGGCATCTTGATCTACATCATGATTCGCTTCGACTTCCGCTTTTCGGTGGCGGCAATCATATCGACGTTCCATGACGTGTTGGCGGTCCTTGGGATAATGTTCATCTTACAGCGCGAAATCTCACTGCTGGTTCTTTCGGCACTTCTTACGCTGATTGGTTACTCCTTGCAGGACAAGGTCGTGGTCTTTGACCGAATTCGCGAGAACCTTAAGATGTTTCGCAAGAAGGGCGACTTCGTCGATGCAATCAACCTGTCGATTAATCAGGTGCTTTCACGCACCTTGGTGACGCAGTTGAACGCCATCATCTGTATTTTGGTGATTCTCTTCGTCTGTGGGCCGGTTGTTCGCGACTTTGCCCTCGCGCTGGCATTTGGATTGTTGATTGGTACTTACTCATCGATTTTCGTCGCTTCGACACTTGTAGCTGAGTGGGAACTTCGCTCACCAAAGCGATTCAAATAA
- the secD gene encoding protein translocase subunit SecD — MKGDTWKVVLTILLIAAAIFYLWPTYQYFTMSDSARETMRTSDPDGFAALQKKALKLGLDLQGGMRVVLEVDKSQLDENAGKDARERALEIIRNRVDEFGVAEPVIQAQGDNRIVVELPALQDPERARNLIGKTALLEFKIVESPENSEMLVKRLDPIAAKIEGGESSTTPADTSANPFVDPFGDTTKTADSANAFADIDDSDATGLSQYISYAGPFYAVAESDFNTVDRILENPSIKAVIPPDVEFAWSTRSELVNGQRIRPLYLLKKKVEMSGTHLTDANPNYDQFHKPVVDFVFDREGGEMFGRVTGPNIGKPLAILLDGKVESAPNIRSKIRDKGQITLGGTATFFDAKDLATILRAGALPAPVKIVENNVIGPTLGKDSIEAGKLGLSVALVLIVVFMLIYYRTSGIIANLVLITNVFFLMAVMAGLGATLTLPGIAGIILTMGLAVDSSVLIFERIRDEVRAGKTVKAAIDAGYSRASVPIIDSNITNLIAAGVLYYFGSGTVKGFAVTLGVGIMVSLYTALVIGKLAFNLRKGAAKLSI; from the coding sequence ATGAAAGGCGATACCTGGAAGGTAGTATTGACGATTCTTCTAATCGCAGCTGCTATCTTTTATCTCTGGCCCACCTACCAGTATTTCACGATGAGTGATTCTGCGCGGGAAACAATGAGAACGAGCGATCCGGATGGATTTGCCGCACTCCAAAAGAAAGCGCTGAAACTGGGACTCGACCTTCAAGGCGGCATGCGTGTCGTGCTGGAAGTTGATAAATCACAACTAGACGAAAATGCCGGCAAAGATGCTCGCGAACGCGCTCTTGAGATCATTCGCAACCGCGTCGACGAGTTTGGCGTTGCTGAACCGGTTATTCAGGCCCAAGGCGACAATCGTATCGTGGTTGAGCTGCCGGCTCTTCAAGATCCGGAACGCGCCCGTAACCTGATCGGAAAGACGGCTTTACTCGAGTTTAAGATCGTTGAAAGCCCTGAAAACAGCGAAATGCTGGTGAAGCGTCTCGATCCAATAGCGGCAAAGATCGAAGGCGGAGAATCCTCCACAACACCTGCCGATACATCAGCCAATCCATTCGTAGATCCCTTCGGTGATACCACCAAAACGGCCGACTCCGCGAATGCTTTTGCCGATATTGACGACTCCGACGCCACTGGTTTGTCGCAATACATCAGTTATGCAGGACCGTTCTACGCCGTCGCTGAAAGCGATTTCAACACGGTTGACCGAATTCTCGAAAATCCGTCTATTAAGGCGGTGATTCCTCCCGATGTCGAATTTGCCTGGAGTACTCGCAGCGAACTGGTCAATGGCCAAAGAATTCGCCCGCTTTATCTCCTGAAGAAGAAGGTCGAAATGAGCGGTACTCATTTGACCGACGCCAATCCCAACTATGATCAATTCCACAAACCGGTCGTCGACTTCGTGTTTGATCGTGAAGGCGGCGAAATGTTTGGTCGCGTAACCGGTCCAAATATCGGCAAGCCGCTGGCAATCTTGCTCGACGGCAAGGTCGAATCGGCTCCGAATATTCGTTCCAAGATTCGCGACAAAGGTCAAATCACGCTCGGCGGTACGGCGACATTCTTTGATGCAAAGGACCTTGCCACGATTCTTCGCGCTGGTGCACTTCCGGCGCCGGTTAAAATCGTAGAGAACAATGTCATTGGTCCGACGCTTGGAAAAGACTCCATTGAAGCCGGCAAGCTCGGCCTCAGTGTCGCCTTGGTGCTGATTGTTGTGTTTATGCTTATCTACTATCGGACCTCCGGCATCATTGCTAATCTGGTCTTGATTACTAACGTGTTCTTCCTGATGGCTGTGATGGCCGGTCTGGGAGCGACTTTGACGCTTCCCGGCATCGCTGGAATCATCTTGACGATGGGTTTGGCCGTAGATTCTTCCGTGCTGATTTTCGAGCGTATCCGCGACGAAGTTCGTGCCGGAAAAACGGTCAAAGCTGCTATCGATGCGGGTTACTCGCGGGCTTCAGTTCCGATTATTGACAGCAATATCACGAACCTGATCGCTGCCGGCGTACTCTATTACTTCGGTAGTGGAACGGTCAAAGGATTTGCGGTCACATTGGGTGTCGGTATTATGGTATCACTCTATACCGCTCTCGTCATCGGTAAACTCGCATTCAACCTGCGCAAGGGCGCAGCTAAACTAAGCATATAG
- a CDS encoding phage Gp37/Gp68 family protein, with protein ESTWNPLTGCTKVSDGCKHCYAERMARRLHAMGVDNYRNGFKLTMHPHVLKKPLEWKTPQLIFVNSMSDLFHWEVPVSFIQQVFQTMRDAHWHKFQILTKRAKRLPKIDAQLQWAPNIWMGVSVENDKVTQRIDYLRQSSAMVKFLSLEPLLGPLPNLDLSGIDWVIVGGESGPGARPMEESWVLEIRDQCEAAGVKFFFKQWGGTNKKKAGRILDGRTYDAMPATPGEEAA; from the coding sequence GAATCGACCTGGAACCCGCTGACTGGGTGTACCAAGGTCTCTGACGGATGCAAGCACTGCTATGCCGAACGCATGGCGCGGCGGCTACATGCCATGGGCGTCGACAACTACCGCAATGGCTTCAAGCTGACCATGCATCCGCATGTGCTCAAAAAGCCGCTTGAGTGGAAGACGCCGCAGTTGATATTTGTCAATTCGATGAGCGATTTGTTTCACTGGGAAGTGCCGGTCAGTTTCATTCAACAGGTGTTCCAGACCATGCGCGATGCGCACTGGCACAAGTTTCAGATTCTCACCAAGCGCGCCAAACGACTGCCGAAGATCGATGCGCAACTTCAGTGGGCTCCGAATATCTGGATGGGCGTCAGTGTCGAAAACGACAAGGTGACGCAACGCATTGATTATCTTCGACAATCGAGTGCAATGGTAAAATTTCTATCGCTGGAGCCGCTGTTGGGACCGCTGCCGAATCTTGATTTGAGCGGAATCGATTGGGTAATTGTCGGCGGCGAGTCGGGACCGGGTGCAAGACCGATGGAAGAATCATGGGTACTTGAAATTCGCGACCAGTGCGAAGCGGCCGGTGTGAAGTTCTTCTTCAAGCAATGGGGCGGCACAAACAAGAAGAAGGCTGGACGAATTCTCGATGGGCGCACCTACGACGCTATGCCGGCGACGCCGGGCGAGGAAGCGGCGTAA
- a CDS encoding CotH kinase family protein, translating into MNLKHVIVLFLWAFASIPAFGQGFYDVNSVRTIELIFPQSNWDEILDSLYEAGDEERLIGTAIIDGVVFDSVGIRYKGQSTYSTNRVKSPFNIKLDHIRDNQEIDGYGTLKLSNAWFDPSFVREVLGYEIARKYMPASLSNYANVYVNGTLLGLYVNVQDVDKLFMRTHFHSDGNARFKGEISGPSQVYVVWGYLGQDSAAYQIQYELDSDAGWKNLIDFLDTLNNFPDDVEAVLDIDRHLWMLAFDNLLVNLDSPINFGHNFYLYQDDSHRFNPIIWDLNMCFGSYRKVYGTSGLNLTQMQELSPFFNETNPNYPIISKIFTNPTYKKMYIAHMKTMLEENFLNGWYQTRALELQEIIDADVAADPNPYTSYGAFLSNINGTVGMIPGIVQLMSARAAYLSDLSPIDRPAPIISTITHSPQVVEANQNLTIVASVTNATVVRLAYRDNRIEPFTRISMVDDGLHSDGAANDGVYGATLLAGSTDIHYYIYAENVNAAKFEPQRAEYEDSVITVISSSSSDIVINEFLASNSTGILDPAGEYEDWIELYNPTSSAISLTGHHLSDNIANPGKWAFPDTSISPQGYIIVWADEDGGQPGLHASFKLSAGGEAVVLTSPEFVMIDSVTFGAQTTDVSMGRCPGGSESWTFMTPTAGTGNNCPTAECGDLDGSGAITIVDVVFFINYMFSNGPEPEPLAVADVDCSGSANISDVVFLVNFVFGGGNPPCSECQ; encoded by the coding sequence GTGAACTTGAAACACGTCATTGTCCTATTTCTGTGGGCATTTGCCTCTATTCCGGCATTTGGCCAAGGATTCTATGACGTAAACAGTGTTCGCACTATCGAACTCATTTTCCCGCAATCAAACTGGGACGAAATCCTTGATAGCCTCTATGAAGCGGGCGACGAAGAGCGATTGATTGGAACGGCGATCATTGATGGCGTGGTTTTCGACAGCGTTGGAATCAGATATAAGGGGCAAAGCACTTACAGCACTAATCGCGTCAAAAGCCCATTCAACATCAAGCTCGACCACATCAGGGACAATCAAGAAATAGACGGGTATGGCACGCTCAAATTGTCCAATGCCTGGTTTGATCCGAGTTTTGTTCGCGAAGTCCTCGGATATGAGATTGCTCGCAAGTACATGCCGGCTTCGCTTTCGAATTATGCCAATGTATATGTCAACGGAACATTGCTGGGGCTGTATGTCAACGTCCAGGACGTTGACAAGCTATTCATGCGGACACATTTTCACAGCGACGGCAATGCCCGTTTCAAGGGAGAAATCAGCGGTCCGTCGCAGGTTTATGTCGTTTGGGGTTACCTTGGACAGGATTCGGCGGCATATCAGATTCAATATGAGCTAGACTCGGACGCCGGATGGAAGAACCTCATCGATTTCCTCGACACGCTGAACAATTTCCCGGATGATGTGGAAGCAGTACTCGACATCGACCGGCACTTGTGGATGCTGGCGTTTGACAATCTGTTGGTGAATCTTGATTCGCCGATCAACTTCGGGCACAATTTCTATCTTTATCAGGATGATTCGCACCGCTTCAATCCTATCATTTGGGATTTGAATATGTGCTTCGGCAGCTATCGAAAGGTCTATGGAACCTCGGGATTGAACCTGACGCAAATGCAGGAACTGTCGCCATTTTTCAACGAGACAAATCCGAATTATCCGATTATCAGCAAGATATTCACGAATCCGACTTACAAGAAAATGTACATCGCGCACATGAAAACAATGCTGGAGGAGAATTTCCTTAACGGGTGGTATCAGACGCGAGCTTTGGAACTTCAGGAGATCATCGATGCAGATGTAGCGGCAGATCCCAACCCCTATACCAGCTATGGAGCGTTTTTGAGCAATATCAATGGCACTGTCGGTATGATACCGGGCATTGTGCAATTGATGTCGGCGCGCGCCGCCTACCTGAGCGATTTGTCACCGATTGATCGCCCTGCACCAATCATCTCAACAATTACGCACTCTCCACAGGTTGTGGAAGCGAATCAGAATCTGACGATTGTCGCAAGTGTTACAAATGCGACAGTTGTAAGGCTCGCTTATCGGGACAATCGAATCGAGCCATTCACAAGAATCTCGATGGTTGACGATGGTTTGCATAGCGACGGCGCGGCAAATGACGGCGTTTATGGGGCAACGCTGTTGGCTGGATCGACGGACATTCATTACTACATATATGCTGAAAATGTCAACGCTGCCAAATTCGAACCGCAGCGGGCAGAGTATGAAGATTCTGTCATCACCGTAATCTCGAGCAGCTCTTCCGACATTGTGATAAACGAATTCTTGGCAAGCAACTCGACCGGGATCCTCGATCCGGCTGGTGAGTACGAAGACTGGATCGAGCTGTACAATCCAACATCGTCGGCGATCTCGCTCACCGGGCATCATCTCTCTGATAACATTGCCAATCCGGGAAAATGGGCTTTTCCTGATACCTCAATTTCGCCGCAGGGCTACATCATCGTGTGGGCCGATGAAGACGGGGGCCAGCCGGGACTGCATGCAAGTTTCAAGCTGTCCGCCGGAGGTGAAGCCGTGGTATTGACCTCACCCGAGTTCGTTATGATTGACTCTGTCACATTTGGTGCGCAGACTACGGATGTTAGCATGGGCCGCTGCCCTGGCGGCAGCGAAAGCTGGACGTTCATGACACCGACGGCGGGTACGGGTAACAATTGCCCGACTGCAGAGTGCGGTGATCTGGATGGCAGCGGCGCAATTACGATTGTTGACGTAGTATTCTTCATCAACTATATGTTCTCCAACGGTCCGGAGCCGGAACCGTTGGCAGTAGCGGACGTTGATTGCAGCGGCAGTGCCAACATCTCAGATGTGGTTTTTCTGGTCAACTTCGTATTTGGCGGCGGCAACCCTCCCTGCTCTGAGTGTCAATAG
- a CDS encoding glutamine--tRNA ligase/YqeY domain fusion protein, translated as MANEETTRPSNFIKQIVDEDLRTGKFEGRVHTRFPPEPNGYLHIGHAKSICLNFGLAAEYGGKTNLRMDDTNPEKEEDEYVKAIIDDIKWLGFDWQDRLFYASDYYEQLFDWAIKLIKKGKAFVCDLTGDQIREYRGTLTSPGKESPFRNRSVEENLDLFERMRKGEFPDGSKTLRAKIDMTSGNINMRDPVLYRILRSTHHRTGDKWCIYPMYDYAHGQSDSMEQITHSICTLEFEDHRPLYNWFLDELEIYHPQQIEFARLNLTFTVMSKRKLLQLVKEGLVGGWDDPRMPTICGMRRLGYTPEAIREFCDRIGVAKAASTVDIALLEHCVREHLNRITHRVMAVLRPLKVVITNYPEGQVEQLEAINNPEDESAGTRLIPFSREIYIEQDDFREDPPKKYFRLSPGAEVRLKNAYIIKCDEVIKDSTGNVIELHCSYDPETKSGSAGESRKVKGTLHWVSAQHAIPAEVRLYDRLFRSENPDNVPEGQDWKSNLNPESLQVLNNALVEPALAGSEPGTRYQFMRTGYFCTDKDSASKRLVFNRTVGLRDTWAKIEQKEG; from the coding sequence ATGGCGAACGAAGAGACTACTCGCCCGTCAAATTTCATCAAGCAGATTGTTGATGAAGATCTTAGGACCGGCAAATTCGAAGGTCGGGTGCATACCCGTTTCCCCCCGGAACCTAACGGATACCTGCACATCGGGCATGCGAAGTCAATTTGCCTGAATTTCGGTTTGGCAGCAGAATATGGCGGCAAAACGAATCTGAGAATGGATGATACCAATCCTGAAAAAGAAGAAGACGAGTATGTCAAGGCCATCATTGATGATATCAAATGGCTCGGCTTCGATTGGCAGGATCGTCTGTTCTATGCTTCAGACTACTATGAGCAACTCTTCGATTGGGCGATTAAGCTAATCAAGAAGGGCAAAGCGTTTGTTTGCGATTTGACCGGCGACCAGATACGCGAGTATCGCGGCACGTTAACTTCGCCGGGCAAGGAAAGTCCATTTAGGAACCGCTCGGTTGAAGAGAACTTGGATTTGTTCGAGCGGATGCGCAAAGGGGAATTTCCCGACGGCAGCAAAACGCTACGCGCTAAAATTGACATGACATCCGGTAATATAAATATGCGCGACCCTGTCCTTTACAGAATTCTTCGCAGTACACATCACCGCACTGGCGACAAGTGGTGCATCTACCCAATGTACGATTACGCGCATGGACAGTCGGATTCGATGGAGCAGATCACGCACTCGATCTGTACCCTTGAGTTCGAAGACCATCGTCCGCTGTACAATTGGTTCCTCGACGAACTGGAGATTTATCATCCGCAGCAAATCGAATTTGCCCGGCTGAATCTCACTTTTACAGTAATGAGCAAACGCAAATTGCTGCAGTTGGTCAAGGAAGGTTTGGTCGGAGGCTGGGACGACCCGCGAATGCCTACGATCTGCGGCATGCGCCGCCTTGGGTACACGCCCGAAGCGATTCGAGAATTCTGCGATCGAATCGGTGTCGCCAAAGCCGCGAGCACGGTGGACATTGCGTTGCTCGAACACTGCGTGCGCGAGCACTTAAACAGAATCACTCATCGAGTCATGGCGGTATTGCGCCCACTCAAGGTCGTAATCACCAATTATCCTGAAGGGCAAGTCGAACAGCTTGAGGCAATCAACAACCCTGAGGATGAATCGGCCGGGACAAGGCTGATTCCATTTTCACGTGAGATCTATATCGAACAGGATGATTTCCGCGAAGATCCGCCGAAGAAGTATTTCCGTCTTTCACCGGGCGCTGAAGTACGGCTGAAGAATGCCTATATCATAAAGTGCGACGAGGTCATCAAAGATTCAACCGGCAATGTTATCGAGTTGCATTGCAGCTATGATCCGGAGACTAAGAGTGGTTCTGCCGGAGAAAGCCGCAAGGTGAAGGGTACACTTCATTGGGTGTCGGCACAACATGCGATTCCCGCCGAAGTGCGTTTGTATGACCGGTTGTTCCGCAGCGAGAATCCCGACAATGTACCGGAAGGTCAGGATTGGAAATCGAATCTGAATCCTGAATCGCTTCAGGTGCTGAATAATGCTTTGGTTGAACCGGCGTTGGCTGGCAGTGAACCGGGAACACGTTATCAATTTATGCGCACGGGTTATTTCTGCACTGACAAGGATAGCGCTTCCAAACGATTGGTTTTCAATCGGACGGTCGGTCTTCGCGATACCTGGGCAAAGATTGAACAAAAGGAAGGATAG
- a CDS encoding T9SS type A sorting domain-containing protein — protein MKLVNVWRLLLLGVLLTSTAAYSQTWNWAAQIATFSTGGFGTNKVRGVTVDQNENIYVIGDYGDSALIGGTKVKGFGSGAEMYVAKFNSAGTAAWVRSFGSSGFLDQSIDITNDPAGNVYVCGSFFGNWDFGTQQFPFGSATVGLAKYNSDGDVQWAKVVPGVFAGPGGIAYGFDHIYVAIGRSFTKFEMDGDTVWTRTIPTSVSYSVDYRDVTVDIWGCIYLTGQFKGTITYGTDVLTSSSTNDPDIFIVKYDPTGTVMWARKAGAVSTPGQEDIGHGITTSPHGDVYLVGQYRGKAGFGTDSISVGNAILGMFAAKYDSEGALQWVKGSSGTNGSSALAYGVRVLANDDVLISASYGIGVTFADTTITIAGGGDVLLIRLSSDGVRRWAKRSDTFATSCGVMCMATNAAGTSAYSGGQFSTTITFGPTTMTIAAGVTDGWLGKMTFPTITAVREIDDVPHPWSFQLSQNYPNPFNPTTNIEFRIIVASRVSVDIFNSLGQKVKTLVDQELPAGSYATEWDGADDSGRKVASGVYFYRMQAADYTDTRKMTLLK, from the coding sequence ATGAAATTAGTCAATGTTTGGCGGCTGCTTCTTCTCGGAGTGCTGCTGACCTCAACTGCCGCCTATTCGCAAACTTGGAATTGGGCTGCACAAATCGCGACATTCTCAACTGGTGGCTTTGGAACGAACAAGGTTCGCGGAGTCACTGTAGATCAGAATGAAAACATCTATGTAATCGGCGACTACGGCGACAGCGCCTTGATCGGCGGTACCAAGGTCAAAGGCTTTGGCAGTGGCGCAGAAATGTATGTCGCAAAATTCAACAGCGCCGGAACAGCGGCATGGGTGAGAAGTTTCGGCTCGTCGGGTTTTCTCGACCAGTCAATTGACATAACGAATGATCCAGCCGGAAATGTCTACGTCTGCGGGAGTTTCTTTGGCAATTGGGATTTCGGTACACAGCAGTTTCCTTTCGGGAGTGCTACCGTCGGTCTCGCCAAGTACAATAGCGATGGCGATGTCCAATGGGCGAAGGTCGTTCCGGGTGTGTTCGCTGGTCCCGGCGGAATTGCTTATGGTTTCGACCACATCTACGTCGCGATCGGAAGGTCGTTCACCAAGTTTGAAATGGACGGCGATACAGTTTGGACAAGGACGATCCCGACCAGTGTCAGTTACAGCGTCGACTATCGCGATGTCACTGTCGACATCTGGGGCTGCATTTACCTTACCGGTCAGTTCAAGGGCACCATTACTTATGGCACAGATGTCCTCACATCTTCGAGCACTAACGATCCCGACATATTCATCGTCAAGTATGACCCGACCGGAACTGTGATGTGGGCACGCAAGGCTGGTGCTGTCTCAACACCGGGGCAGGAAGATATCGGCCACGGAATAACGACCTCTCCTCACGGCGACGTTTACCTTGTCGGCCAGTACCGCGGCAAAGCCGGGTTCGGTACAGACTCGATCTCCGTCGGAAATGCGATTCTTGGGATGTTCGCCGCAAAATACGATAGTGAGGGTGCCTTGCAGTGGGTAAAGGGCAGTAGCGGCACAAATGGGTCAAGTGCCTTAGCCTATGGTGTAAGGGTGCTTGCAAACGATGATGTTCTGATCTCCGCAAGTTACGGAATCGGCGTGACATTTGCCGATACAACGATCACTATCGCCGGCGGCGGCGATGTGTTATTGATTCGCCTTAGTTCCGACGGAGTTCGGCGCTGGGCGAAACGCAGTGATACTTTTGCCACCAGTTGCGGAGTCATGTGTATGGCGACCAATGCTGCCGGAACATCGGCTTACTCAGGCGGGCAGTTCAGTACAACAATTACATTCGGTCCGACTACAATGACCATCGCCGCCGGTGTAACCGACGGTTGGCTGGGTAAAATGACATTCCCTACAATTACTGCTGTGCGTGAAATCGACGACGTACCTCATCCGTGGTCGTTCCAGTTGTCACAGAATTACCCTAACCCGTTCAATCCGACAACAAACATCGAATTCAGAATCATTGTGGCATCCCGGGTTTCAGTAGACATCTTCAATTCGCTCGGTCAGAAAGTCAAAACATTGGTTGACCAGGAATTGCCTGCTGGAAGTTACGCTACCGAATGGGACGGTGCCGATGACTCGGGCCGCAAGGTCGCCTCGGGAGTCTATTTCTATCGCATGCAGGCTGCCGATTACACCGACACGCGCAAGATGACGTTGCTGAAGTAA